In Urechidicola croceus, a single window of DNA contains:
- a CDS encoding eCIS core domain-containing protein, with the protein MRTQSNKSTENKNQLIAPNVTQKKSVSNPTFQFVDNRPEAIIQSKLQKMTENYSKNNIQKQELEEEELLQGKFKTTQLQGIENEELLQGKFETIQKKENNTGLPDNLKSGIENMSGIAMDDVKVHYNSDKPSQLQAHAYAQGTDIHLGPGQEKHLPHEAWHVVQQKQGRVKPTMQMKGKININDDAGLEKEADVMGAKAVQFSSKDYKGVLQTKKDTGGINTSSLISGTIQRAPWANIPAKFRTDNGMDNVPNSEYFVGTTSYKRYAPINEIRSPGQIFHEGPRSFVYINSGDNANIAYKKTIKALPDQNNNQRINLINGKEKVSAYLSPANGRDVWDGDVNDDGTVTSRHPGHTVINLGQVLPNLDNKDSQKLARYKQEAIHKAQIDGLIGSDEILFDQVYDWIDTNYSHIKEQDRDNIGMKYLLDHPEVFQEIQDAKDAGQMKYTTEKSVEKLWNECHILENIDKTNPDRTIAFYKKVSMLQDSEKDTISLLRRSHISRFWVSLESSLKTKVISALNKNDTEMLLGIKQIFT; encoded by the coding sequence ATGAGAACACAAAGCAATAAATCGACTGAGAATAAAAATCAATTAATTGCACCCAATGTAACTCAAAAAAAAAGTGTTTCGAACCCTACTTTTCAGTTTGTTGACAATCGACCAGAGGCAATTATTCAGAGTAAGTTACAAAAAATGACTGAAAACTATTCCAAAAACAACATTCAAAAACAAGAATTAGAAGAAGAGGAATTATTACAAGGTAAATTTAAAACCACCCAACTACAAGGAATTGAAAATGAAGAATTACTTCAAGGTAAGTTTGAAACAATTCAGAAAAAAGAAAATAATACAGGTTTACCAGACAACTTAAAATCTGGAATTGAAAATATGTCGGGAATAGCAATGGATGATGTTAAAGTTCACTACAATTCTGATAAACCATCTCAATTACAAGCGCATGCCTATGCTCAAGGAACTGATATTCACTTAGGTCCTGGACAAGAAAAACATTTACCTCATGAGGCTTGGCATGTAGTACAGCAAAAACAAGGACGCGTAAAACCTACTATGCAAATGAAAGGTAAGATAAATATCAACGATGATGCTGGTTTAGAAAAAGAAGCAGATGTGATGGGAGCGAAAGCAGTTCAATTTTCATCAAAAGATTACAAAGGAGTGTTGCAAACAAAGAAAGACACTGGAGGAATAAATACTAGTTCTTTAATCTCTGGTACAATTCAAAGAGCACCATGGGCAAATATTCCCGCTAAATTTAGAACAGATAATGGAATGGATAACGTTCCAAATTCTGAATATTTCGTAGGAACTACTAGCTACAAACGTTATGCTCCAATTAATGAAATTAGATCACCTGGACAAATATTTCATGAAGGCCCTAGGAGTTTTGTATACATTAATAGTGGAGATAATGCAAATATAGCATATAAAAAAACTATTAAAGCTTTGCCAGATCAAAATAACAATCAGCGTATCAACCTTATAAATGGTAAAGAAAAAGTTTCGGCTTATTTAAGTCCTGCCAATGGTCGAGACGTATGGGATGGTGATGTAAATGATGATGGAACAGTTACTAGTAGGCACCCTGGGCATACTGTAATAAATTTGGGACAAGTTCTTCCTAATTTGGACAATAAAGACTCTCAAAAATTAGCTCGATACAAACAAGAAGCAATCCACAAAGCTCAAATTGACGGTTTAATTGGTAGTGATGAAATTCTATTTGATCAAGTGTATGATTGGATAGATACAAACTACTCACATATTAAAGAGCAAGATCGTGATAATATAGGTATGAAATATTTATTAGACCATCCAGAAGTGTTTCAAGAAATACAAGACGCCAAAGATGCTGGACAAATGAAATATACTACTGAGAAATCAGTAGAAAAACTATGGAATGAATGCCATATTTTGGAAAATATAGATAAAACAAATCCTGATAGAACTATAGCCTTTTATAAAAAGGTATCTATGTTGCAAGACTCAGAAAAAGATACAATATCTCTATTACGAAGATCACATATTAGTAGATTTTGGGTATCACTTGAATCTAGTTTGAAAACTAAGGTAATTAGTGCACTAAATAAAAATGACACTGAAATGCTATTAGGTATCAAACAAATTTTCACATAG
- a CDS encoding type II toxin-antitoxin system RelE/ParE family toxin yields the protein MAEYKLTNKAVEDLSKIWDYTFEVWSEKQADKYYDGLISNCEEIARNPELGKNYKGISKQLLGIKANRHVIFYRTLDKNYVEITRILHERMDLKKRITE from the coding sequence ATGGCTGAATATAAACTGACCAATAAGGCTGTTGAGGATTTATCGAAGATTTGGGATTATACATTTGAGGTTTGGTCTGAAAAACAGGCTGACAAATATTACGATGGACTGATTTCTAACTGTGAAGAAATTGCGAGAAACCCAGAATTAGGAAAAAACTATAAAGGAATATCGAAACAACTTCTCGGAATTAAAGCAAATAGACACGTAATATTCTATAGAACGTTGGACAAAAATTATGTAGAAATTACAAGAATACTACACGAAAGGATGGATTTAAAGAAAAGAATAACCGAATAA
- a CDS encoding DUF4255 domain-containing protein, with protein sequence MIHAALTHIRDILNQSFKNQFSISENKVVLSNIIKSDGSVDPNIESKIVFFLVSIEEESTLKNSLSRSVSKNSGSFAYKSPSLHLNMHLLFCANFDGAVYPEGLKYLSFLIRFFQSNRKISIRNSDSNLKELSLEISKLEFSQLSHLWSALGSKLMPSVLYKVRTIVFDDETIEKITPSIKGIDNQT encoded by the coding sequence ATGATTCATGCTGCATTAACTCATATTAGAGATATTTTAAACCAAAGTTTTAAAAATCAATTTTCAATTTCAGAAAATAAAGTAGTTCTTTCTAATATTATTAAATCTGATGGGTCAGTAGATCCAAATATAGAAAGTAAAATTGTTTTTTTTTTAGTAAGTATTGAAGAAGAATCAACTTTGAAAAACAGTCTTAGTAGGTCTGTTAGTAAAAATAGTGGCTCATTCGCATATAAAAGCCCATCTCTCCACCTTAATATGCATTTATTGTTTTGTGCCAATTTTGATGGCGCAGTATATCCAGAAGGATTAAAATATCTTTCATTTTTAATACGTTTTTTTCAATCAAATAGAAAAATTTCAATTAGAAACTCAGACTCCAATTTGAAAGAATTGAGTTTAGAAATAAGTAAATTAGAATTTAGTCAATTAAGTCATCTTTGGTCGGCTCTTGGTAGCAAACTTATGCCTTCCGTATTATATAAAGTTCGTACTATAGTATTTGATGATGAAACAATAGAAAAAATAACCCCATCAATTAAAGGAATAGATAACCAAACCTAA
- a CDS encoding ATP-binding protein: MNANFENAKTIQEELKWFQNVVDTRFKNYFEGQKIDILDVQPPSVEHQTSDYANCINEHKMNIEERAVLILSLIPHVKPSFLDFFFTKNKMYDVPYSEFGGLKHPMHNGFLPTGETVLFLLGGTNIEKRFELMKLFDKKHFFHLNSILFLEKSSSTEPFFSRQLLLSQEYLALFISGKKHKPDFSPHFPAKRIFTTYEWKDLVFSEHLTNGLDEIKNYILHGKKLKNKFQFGKQIKSGFKVLFTGPPGTGKTLTASWLGKEYKKDVYKVDLSMVVSKYIGETEKNLSRVFDLAESKDWILFFDEADALFGKRSTTSDSHDRYANQEVSFLLQRIEDFDGLVILCSNFKRNIDEAFFRRFQLVLNFEIPDVNQRRILWDKSKTEDFEYHKNVDIEYLSENYELTAASIVNILHYSILKCLNRKDGEDRIITINDINAGIRIEKIKQGKSIV; the protein is encoded by the coding sequence ATGAATGCTAATTTTGAAAATGCTAAAACCATTCAAGAAGAACTTAAATGGTTTCAAAATGTTGTTGATACACGGTTCAAAAATTATTTTGAAGGCCAAAAGATTGATATTTTAGATGTCCAACCTCCATCGGTTGAACATCAAACTTCCGACTATGCAAATTGCATCAATGAGCATAAGATGAATATTGAAGAGCGAGCAGTGTTAATTTTGTCTTTAATTCCTCATGTAAAACCGTCATTTTTAGATTTCTTTTTTACTAAAAACAAAATGTATGATGTTCCGTATTCAGAATTCGGAGGATTAAAACATCCAATGCATAATGGATTTCTTCCAACAGGAGAAACTGTACTTTTTTTACTCGGAGGTACTAATATCGAAAAGAGGTTTGAATTAATGAAGTTGTTTGATAAAAAACATTTTTTTCACCTTAATAGTATTCTTTTTTTGGAAAAAAGTTCATCAACTGAACCTTTTTTTAGTAGACAATTATTACTATCACAAGAGTATTTAGCATTATTTATTTCTGGTAAAAAACATAAGCCAGATTTTAGCCCTCATTTTCCTGCAAAGAGAATTTTCACTACTTACGAATGGAAAGACTTAGTCTTTTCTGAACATTTGACGAATGGTTTAGATGAAATAAAAAATTACATACTTCATGGTAAAAAATTGAAGAATAAATTTCAATTTGGTAAACAGATTAAATCAGGGTTTAAAGTATTATTTACTGGCCCTCCAGGAACTGGAAAAACATTAACAGCAAGTTGGTTGGGTAAAGAATATAAAAAAGATGTTTATAAAGTTGATTTGTCAATGGTTGTTTCAAAATATATTGGAGAAACTGAAAAAAACCTATCACGAGTATTTGATTTAGCCGAATCAAAAGATTGGATTTTATTTTTTGATGAGGCTGATGCTTTGTTTGGTAAAAGAAGTACTACTTCTGACTCTCATGATCGATATGCCAATCAAGAAGTATCATTTCTATTACAACGAATAGAAGATTTTGATGGCTTGGTAATTTTATGTTCTAATTTTAAAAGGAATATAGACGAAGCGTTTTTTAGAAGATTTCAATTAGTATTAAATTTTGAAATTCCAGATGTAAATCAGCGACGTATTTTATGGGATAAATCTAAAACTGAAGATTTTGAATATCATAAAAATGTTGATATTGAATATCTGTCAGAAAATTATGAACTTACTGCGGCTTCAATTGTCAATATACTTCATTATAGTATTTTGAAATGTTTAAATAGGAAAGATGGAGAAGATAGAATTATTACTATTAATGATATAAATGCGGGTATAAGAATCGAAAAAATTAAACAAGGAAAGAGTATTGTATAG
- a CDS encoding ligand-gated ion channel, translating to MKTENRKIKKKTWWWISISISLLLLSLLLFMWFKMHRHKTNDKNQLTDITSVNKYLKDSVEQSVLNGALKIKTGIYLQSLNFSNANDVQLTGYIWQHYKDSIHDEFKPDHTQIGFILPDQVNSAGDIEPREVYRKRNDNEEVIGWYFEATLRQPFDYSKYPFDRNSVWVRMWPSDFINHVILVPDLEAYNSTDLNVMFGIEKKIVLGIWEPENTFFNYKTQSYDTSFGINDNSRKSIPELHYNFVVKRKLESAFITYLLPLFLVAALLFAALLTVSKNDRILEKMGFNNSTFIGTSSALFFVVMLAHIQLKQQFQGAGIVYVEYFYILMYGMLVICTTNTYLFSISSKKNKNIITWKDNLLPKISYWPFLLGSIIIITFFFY from the coding sequence TTGAAAACAGAAAACAGAAAAATAAAGAAAAAAACTTGGTGGTGGATATCCATTAGCATCTCATTATTATTACTTTCTCTTTTACTATTTATGTGGTTTAAAATGCATAGACATAAAACCAATGATAAAAACCAACTTACTGATATTACTAGCGTAAATAAGTATTTAAAGGATAGTGTCGAACAGAGTGTTTTAAATGGTGCCTTAAAAATAAAAACTGGTATTTATCTTCAATCTTTAAATTTTTCTAATGCTAATGATGTTCAACTAACTGGATATATTTGGCAGCATTACAAAGATAGCATCCATGATGAATTTAAGCCTGACCATACACAAATAGGCTTTATCCTTCCCGATCAAGTGAATTCTGCTGGGGATATTGAACCAAGAGAAGTTTACAGAAAGCGTAATGACAATGAAGAGGTTATTGGTTGGTATTTCGAAGCAACATTGCGTCAACCTTTTGATTATTCAAAATATCCATTTGATAGAAATTCTGTTTGGGTACGAATGTGGCCTAGTGATTTTATAAACCACGTTATTTTAGTTCCCGATTTAGAGGCCTACAATTCAACTGATTTAAATGTCATGTTTGGAATAGAAAAGAAAATTGTACTTGGTATTTGGGAGCCTGAGAATACATTTTTTAATTATAAAACTCAAAGTTATGACACATCTTTTGGTATAAATGATAATTCCAGAAAATCAATACCCGAACTCCATTATAATTTTGTTGTAAAGCGCAAATTAGAAAGTGCTTTTATCACCTATCTTTTACCTCTATTTTTAGTTGCTGCATTACTATTTGCAGCACTGTTAACTGTTAGTAAAAATGATAGAATTTTGGAAAAAATGGGCTTTAATAATTCGACATTTATTGGAACTAGTTCTGCTTTATTCTTTGTGGTAATGTTAGCTCACATTCAACTAAAGCAGCAATTTCAAGGAGCCGGAATTGTATATGTTGAATATTTTTATATCCTAATGTATGGAATGCTAGTAATTTGTACAACTAATACTTATTTGTTTTCTATTAGTTCAAAAAAAAACAAAAATATCATTACTTGGAAAGATAATTTATTACCAAAAATTAGTTATTGGCCTTTTCTACTTGGAAGTATTATTATAATTACTTTTTTCTTTTATTAA
- a CDS encoding type II toxin-antitoxin system ParD family antitoxin — MNKNTSISLGNYFDQFVQSRINEGRFKNVSEVIRAGLRLLEEEESKVIALKNAIQEGIDSGIAHDFDPKKHLESLKAKKHSNG; from the coding sequence ATGAACAAAAACACATCAATATCACTCGGAAATTATTTTGACCAATTCGTTCAAAGCCGAATAAATGAAGGCAGGTTTAAAAACGTTAGTGAAGTAATTCGTGCTGGACTTAGACTTTTAGAGGAAGAAGAAAGTAAAGTTATTGCTCTTAAAAACGCAATTCAAGAAGGAATAGACAGCGGAATTGCTCACGATTTTGACCCAAAGAAACATTTAGAATCTTTAAAAGCGAAAAAGCACTCGAATGGCTGA